A part of Oncorhynchus gorbuscha isolate QuinsamMale2020 ecotype Even-year linkage group LG09, OgorEven_v1.0, whole genome shotgun sequence genomic DNA contains:
- the LOC124043594 gene encoding uncharacterized protein LOC124043594 encodes MGLSLVGAQHALGTSSGFKRVRDRREVDSDFEEESTVLDEVQLDVPLLPVILNVQDAAIILENVPTFLEEATGNWQLIPIRFSPLYCGPVVIRNNAGPVAKAWRTFQFISPSITYMRGGSLQVVVRMHHVSGVRGLETQLVWAISKETARLSPEGIPYCATKVQSVTWIQYVAGRVTQYVSHLRHETSVDVTFGCYQQTDVSVVYATLHMGLDGLLSSSWGSEAASVSTATNQQFTEPEPEGHNCYEGWEEDLLPEEREVPLLNLYLTTKRVEDIALRLVSLRQAFTDESEFIRAYNDFVDYLSDPSKKIDIERELAEAKIHHVNLIDVLFELVLFGLMTAQKSLMVHPGGFMERLYALLYSFLPAAASIEPKAERYLLLLNGGLMALLDDMFGQQLAWYFNPESLVTELSSLLEYHLENLMASM; translated from the exons GGTTCGCGATCGTCGGGAGGTGGACAGCGACTTCGAAGAGG AATCAACTGTACTGGATGAGGTCCAGTTGGATGTGCCACTGCTGCCAGTCATCCTTAATGTCCAGGATGCTGCTATCATCCTCGAGAATGTGCCGACTTTCCTTGAG GAGGCCACTGGTAATTGGCAGCTGATACCGATTAGGTTCAGCCCCCTGTACTGTGGTCCTGTTGTGATCAGG AACAATGCCGGTCCGGTGGCTAAAGCCTGGAGAACTTTCCAGTTCATCAGCCCCTCTATCACCTACATGCGTGGGGGATCCCTG CAGGTGGTGGTGAGGATGCACCATGTGAGTGGGGTTCGAGGCCTGGAGACTCAACTGGTGTGGGCCATCTCCAAGGAGACAGCCAGGCTTAGTCCAGAGGGAATCCCCTACTGTGCCACCAAGGTGCAGTCCGTCACTTGGATCCAG tatgtGGCTGGCAGGGTGACCCAGTATGTTTCTCACCTCCGCCATGAGACGTCTGTGGACGTGACGTTTGGCTGCTACCAG cagactgatgtCTCGGTGGTGTACGCCACTCTCCACATGGGGCTGGATGGGCTGCTCTCCTCCTCGTGGGGGTCGGAGGCTGCCTCCGTCTCTACGGCCACCAATCAGCAGTTCACTGAGCCAGAGCCTGAGGGTCACAACTGCTATGAG GGCTGGGAGGAGGACCTGCtgcctgaggagagggaggttccTCTGCTAAA ccTCTATCTTACCACCAAGAGAGTGGAGGACATCGCCCTGAGGCTCGTCTCCCTGCGCCAGGCCTTCACT GACGAGTCCGAATTCATCCGTGCCTATAATGACTTTGTGGACTACCTGAGTGACCCCTCCAAGAAGATTGACATTGAGAGGGAGCTGGCTGAGGCAAAG ATCCATCATGTTAACCTGATAGATGTCCTTTTTGAACTGGTGCTGTTTGGGTTGATGACAGCTCAGAAGTCCCTGATGGTG CACCCTGGTGGGTTCATGGAGCGTCTGTATGCTCTCCTGTACTCCTTCCTGCCCGCTGCTGCCAGCATTGAGCCAAAGGCTGAGAGATACCTGCTGCTGCTCAAT GGTGGGCTGATGGCTCTGCTTGATGACATGTTTGGGCAGCAGCTGGCCTGGTACTTTAACCCAGAATCTTTGGTCACTGAGCTCTCCAGCCTCCTGGAGTACCACCTGGAGAACCTCATGGCCAGCATGTAA